Genomic DNA from bacterium:
TTGCCATAGTACCATGGGCTTCCATTATGTACTAAGCTGTTGGCTTTGTTTTCAAGCATAGCATAGTACGCAATCTTGGTCACAGAGTCCGCAAAAGCTTCGGGACGGTTTATGCCTGGGTGGTTACTATCTGCTTTGGGAACCAATGTTGGATCTGGATCTCCGAGGTCTGAGAACACGGACAGTCCCCGGAACTCAAAGGTGGGAAAGTCCTCTATACGAGCAACACCCAATTCAAACTCAGTACCCGCCACGTCCACAGCCTTCCACAGCGACGTGACACCGTAGCGTAAACCTTGTGTGGTGGATGCTGTAAGATAAACGGGACTGATGACATCCGGCACAAGAATGTAGTATCCTTCGGGATGGTACTTATCCATCGGCGAGTGATGCCAGGGCTCCCAGCTATCGGTATCGAAAACCGGGCGCATGTAGGGGTTCCAAAGGCCCAGAACAATATCATTTTCCTCAGGTGGAGGCAGGCACCCCCACCGCTCCACCGTCACCGCTAAGGGAACCTGATGGTCTTCGGCGACCTTCCGCAAACGCGTGGCCAGCTCTTCTGCACACCAAGCGATTTCTAAGTCTTCCGCCGAAGTGCCGCCTCCGCTTAAGTAACGAATCTTAAGCGGATTGGAAAGGTGAAGTGGCTCGGCGTCTGGATCAAGACCCTTGATAGTTTGTATCTCAGGCTTAACGTTGGTCCACCAGCCGTAACCGGGTTGCGTGAACACAATTCCGAACACAATTAGTAGAAAAAGTAATTTGCTCCCGTTCACAGGGCGCCTCCAAGGTAAAAGTACGCGTGCAGTAACAACTGCTGCTCTAAGGTGAGCAACTATTCTATCAGCGAAGCAACATGAGTTTACACTGGGCAGACTGGCCGACGATTTCGAGGCGAGCAAAGTAGATCCCAGATGCCAGGGATCCTCCATCAACGCTAAGGCGGTGCTCACCCGCGCTCAATGTGCCCGCATTCCGCGAAATCACCAGCCGGCCTTCAATATTATATATGGACAACTTGACGCTGGCCGTTGCCGGCAGGGTGAAGGAAAGCGTCGTGCTGGAGTTGAAGGGATTGGGAAAGGCGGAAAGGGTGAAGGATTGTGGTATGGGTAAAGGCTTTGGCGCAGTGTCCGTACTGTCTTCAGGCAGGTCGTAGCATAGATAGAAGCCGTAGCCGTGTTCCACGCCATGATCGTCTGGTACCAGAGC
This window encodes:
- a CDS encoding T9SS type A sorting domain-containing protein, with protein sequence RRLEYSTFLGGSDREFPNGILWDSDQHTVWLAGTSDSHDLPVTPNALVPDDHGVEHGYGFYLCYDLPEDSTDTAPKPLPIPQSFTLSAFPNPFNSSTTLSFTLPATASVKLSIYNIEGRLVISRNAGTLSAGEHRLSVDGGSLASGIYFARLEIVGQSAQCKLMLLR